A window of Streptomyces sp. NBC_01689 genomic DNA:
GTGAGGACGAGGTCGAGTCCGTACTCCTCGGCGGGATCGACGTGCACCGTCGGAGGGATCAGCCCCTCCTCGATGGCGAGCAGCGCGGTGGCGACGTCGAGCGGCGCCGCGCCGGAGTACAGCCGGCCGGTCATCGTCTTGGGCGCGGTGACCGGGACGCCCCGGACGCCGAAGACCCCGGAGATCGCCTCCGCCTCGATCCGGTCCAGTTCCGGCACGCCCGCCGCGTCCGCGAAGACCACGTCGACGTCCCCGGGTGCCACGTCCGCGTCGGCGAGGGCGAGTTCGACCGCCTTGCGCAGACCGGGTTCGCGGCCGCTGCCCGGCCTCGGGTCGAACGTCGAGCCGTAGCCCGCGATCTCGCCGTAGATCCGGGCGCCGCGCGCGCAGGCCGACTCGGCCGACTCCATGATCAGGATGGCGCCGCCCTCACCCGGTACGTAACCGGACGCGTCGGCGTCGAAGGGCAGATAGGCACGCGTCGGCTCGTCGCTGGTGCTGAGCCGGTCGCCGGCCATCTGCGCCACCCAGCCCCAGGGGCAGATCGACGCGTCGACACCGCCGGAGACGATCATCGGCGTGCCCTTGCGGATGAGCCGCCGGCCGTGCGCCACCGCGTCGAGACCGCCGGCCTCGTCGCTGACGATGACGCCGCTGGGCCCCTTCAGCCCGTTGCGGATGGAGATCTGGCCGCTGTTGACCGCGTAGAACCAGGCGAAGGACTGGTACGCCGAGACGTACTGGCTGCCCTGGCTCCACAGCTTCTCCAGCTCCCCCTGGCCGAACTCGAAGCCGCCCGAGGAACTCGCCGTGACGACGCCCATGTCGTACTGCGGCAGCGCCGCGGGATCGATCCCGGCGTCCGCGAGCGCCCAGTCGGCCGCGACCAGCGCCATCCGCGTCATGTGGTCGGTCTGCGGCAGCAGCCGGCTCGGCAGCACGTCCTCCGCGACGAAGCCAGGGACCTCGCCCGCCAGCGTCGACGGGTAGGACGACGGGTCGAAGCGGGTGACGCGTCCGATTCCGTTCTTGCCGGTCCGGGTGGCGGCCCAGTAGTCCTGTGTGCCCAGCCCGTTGGGGGCGGCGATGCCCAGACCGGTCACTACCACCGTCGTGGTCATGCCACGCTCCTCTCGGGACGCGCCAGCACCATGGCGCTCTGGAATCCCCCGAAGCCGCTGCCGACCGTCAGGACCGCGTCGGTGAGCTGCTCCCGGGCGACCAGCGGCACGTAGTCGAGGTCGCACTTGGGGTCGGGGGTGGTCAGGTTGGCCGTGGGCGGCACGACGTGGTTCTCCATCGCCAGCGCGGAGGCGGCGATCTCGATGGAACCGATCGCGCCGAGCGAGTGCCCGACCATCGACTTGATCGAGCTGACCGGGGTCCGGTACGCGTGGTCGCCCAGGCTGCGCTTGAACGCCTCGGTCTCGTGCCGGTCGTTCTGCTTGGTGCCGGAGCCGTGCGCGTTGATGTAGTCGATCTCGGTCGCGTTCATCCGCGCCTCGGCCAGCGCGGTCGTGATGGCCTCGGCCATCTCCGCGCCATCCGGCCGCAGACCCGTCATGTGGTACGCGTTCGAGCGCGTCGCGTACCCGGCTATCTCGGCGTAGATGTGCGCGCCGCGCCGCCGGGCGCTCTCCAGCTCCTCCAGGACGAAGACGGCGGCGCCCTCCCCGAGGACGAACCCGTTGCGGGTCCCGTCGAAGGGGCGCGAGGCACGCTCGGGGGCGTCGTCCCTGGGCGTCGTCGCCTTGATCGCGTCGAAGCACGCCATCGTGATCGGCGAGATCGGGGCGTCGGACGAACCCGTGATCATGACGTCGGCCGAGCCCTCCCGGAGCAGCTCCACGGCGTGGCCGACGGAGTCGATGCCGGAGGTGCAGCCGGTGGAGACCACCGTGCTGGGGCCCTGCGCGCCGACCGCCCAGGCCACCTCGGCCGCGAACGAGCTGGGGACCAGGTAGTTGTACAGGTGCGGGGCGCTGTAGGCGTGGTCCACCAGACGCAGCCGGCCGCCGTCGCTGACGACGTTGTACTCCTCGTCGAGGCCCATGGTGGCGCCAACCGCGCTGCCGATGGTGACGCCCACCCGGTAGGGGTCGTGCGTGTCGAGGTCGAGGCCGCTGTCGGCGACCGCGCCGCGGGCCGCGACCACCGCGAACTGCGCGGCGCGGTCCATCCGGCGGATCTCCTGCGGGCTCAGGCCGTGCTCCGCGGGGTCGAAGTCGATCTCCGCGGCGACCCGGGAACGGAACGGGGTGGGGTCGAAGAAGCTGATACGGCGGGTGGCCGTACGGCCCTCGCTCAGCAGGTTCCAGAAGTTCTTCGCCCCGACCCCGCCGGGGGCCAGCACCTCTATGCCGGTGATGACGACTCGTCGGCCGGTCACGCGGACGCCTCCCAGTTGTAGAAGCGGGTGGCCATCGCGTCGGCCGGAGAGCGCCAGGTGGCCGGGTCGTACGCCTCGATGAACGGCTTCAGGTCCTCACTGATCCGGACGAAGCGCGCGTCGTGCCGGGCGTGCTGGATCA
This region includes:
- a CDS encoding ketosynthase chain-length factor, which gives rise to MTTTVVVTGLGIAAPNGLGTQDYWAATRTGKNGIGRVTRFDPSSYPSTLAGEVPGFVAEDVLPSRLLPQTDHMTRMALVAADWALADAGIDPAALPQYDMGVVTASSSGGFEFGQGELEKLWSQGSQYVSAYQSFAWFYAVNSGQISIRNGLKGPSGVIVSDEAGGLDAVAHGRRLIRKGTPMIVSGGVDASICPWGWVAQMAGDRLSTSDEPTRAYLPFDADASGYVPGEGGAILIMESAESACARGARIYGEIAGYGSTFDPRPGSGREPGLRKAVELALADADVAPGDVDVVFADAAGVPELDRIEAEAISGVFGVRGVPVTAPKTMTGRLYSGAAPLDVATALLAIEEGLIPPTVHVDPAEEYGLDLVLTQSRPAQVRTALVLARGYGGFNSAVVVRAVD
- a CDS encoding beta-ketoacyl-[acyl-carrier-protein] synthase family protein, whose amino-acid sequence is MTGRRVVITGIEVLAPGGVGAKNFWNLLSEGRTATRRISFFDPTPFRSRVAAEIDFDPAEHGLSPQEIRRMDRAAQFAVVAARGAVADSGLDLDTHDPYRVGVTIGSAVGATMGLDEEYNVVSDGGRLRLVDHAYSAPHLYNYLVPSSFAAEVAWAVGAQGPSTVVSTGCTSGIDSVGHAVELLREGSADVMITGSSDAPISPITMACFDAIKATTPRDDAPERASRPFDGTRNGFVLGEGAAVFVLEELESARRRGAHIYAEIAGYATRSNAYHMTGLRPDGAEMAEAITTALAEARMNATEIDYINAHGSGTKQNDRHETEAFKRSLGDHAYRTPVSSIKSMVGHSLGAIGSIEIAASALAMENHVVPPTANLTTPDPKCDLDYVPLVAREQLTDAVLTVGSGFGGFQSAMVLARPERSVA